A single window of Flavobacterium aestivum DNA harbors:
- a CDS encoding GDSL-type esterase/lipase family protein produces MKKLLFLLIFCLTTTITIGQSVVYDTIQYAKKYHQKRLTLFKSEPIVKGKTIFLGDSNTEFADWQKLLNDATVINRGIAGDNTFGVLARLDDVINREPEKLFIKIGINDISQNIPTDIIVKNITAIIQKVKVKSPSTKIYVHSILPTNDNVKNEYPAAYNKNNIVSSVNSQIQKLSAKYNVTYVDINKIFSDKYGKLDLKYATPDGLHLNELGYKTWVEFLRKNKYL; encoded by the coding sequence ATGAAAAAGCTTTTATTCTTATTAATCTTTTGTCTGACAACAACTATTACAATCGGGCAAAGTGTCGTTTATGATACTATTCAATATGCAAAAAAATACCATCAAAAACGATTGACCCTTTTTAAAAGCGAGCCTATCGTTAAAGGGAAAACTATTTTTTTAGGAGATAGCAATACGGAATTTGCTGATTGGCAAAAGCTTCTAAATGATGCAACGGTAATAAATAGGGGTATTGCAGGCGACAATACTTTTGGTGTTTTAGCCCGTTTAGACGATGTTATAAATAGGGAACCAGAGAAGCTTTTTATTAAAATTGGAATAAATGATATTTCCCAAAACATTCCTACTGATATTATAGTCAAAAATATTACGGCCATTATACAAAAGGTGAAGGTAAAATCACCTTCGACAAAAATTTACGTCCACAGTATTTTACCCACAAATGACAATGTGAAAAATGAATACCCTGCTGCTTACAATAAAAACAATATAGTAAGCTCGGTTAATAGTCAGATCCAAAAACTGTCAGCAAAATATAATGTTACCTATGTAGACATCAATAAGATATTTAGTGATAAATATGGTAAGTTAGATTTAAAATATGCTACTCCAGATGGGCTTCATCTAAACGAGCTTGGATACAAGACTTGGGTTGAATTTCTGAGAAAAAATAAATACCTGTAA
- a CDS encoding GlxA family transcriptional regulator, with product MKKVSILVPESSVLQAIADPQYLFSAVNQFMAVSGKKPLFDVQLVGLKKEVKLNDGLYSVNTSQLLKDITSTDLIVIPALFGDMKNAIDQNQKLLPWINEQYNKGAEVASLCVGAFLLASTGLLNGKKCSTHWGFQNEFREMFPDVEVIDGSIITEEHRIYSSGGANSYWNLLLHLVEKYTDRQTAILASKYFAIDIDRESQATFAMFQGQKNHNDAAVKQAQEFIEDNIQEKITIDELAELVLLGRRSFERRFKIATNNSVLEYINRVKIEFAKKSFETSRKNINEVMYDVGYTDTKAFRTIFKKITGLNPIEYRNKYNKMALN from the coding sequence ATGAAAAAAGTAAGCATCCTCGTTCCTGAAAGTTCGGTTTTACAAGCCATTGCTGATCCGCAGTATTTATTCTCGGCAGTAAACCAGTTTATGGCTGTATCTGGCAAAAAACCATTGTTTGATGTGCAGTTAGTAGGCTTAAAGAAAGAAGTGAAACTAAATGACGGTTTATATTCAGTTAATACATCCCAACTTTTAAAAGATATTACATCAACCGATTTAATTGTAATACCTGCTTTGTTTGGTGATATGAAGAATGCAATAGACCAAAATCAAAAACTGTTACCTTGGATAAACGAACAGTACAACAAAGGTGCCGAAGTAGCTTCATTATGTGTTGGTGCATTTCTCCTGGCTTCTACTGGTTTATTGAATGGCAAAAAATGTTCTACGCATTGGGGTTTTCAAAATGAGTTTCGTGAAATGTTTCCCGATGTAGAAGTCATAGACGGAAGTATAATTACTGAGGAGCATCGTATTTATTCCAGCGGAGGAGCAAATTCATACTGGAATTTGTTATTGCATCTAGTAGAGAAATATACAGATAGGCAAACTGCCATATTAGCTTCTAAATATTTCGCCATTGATATTGATAGAGAAAGCCAAGCTACATTTGCAATGTTTCAGGGGCAAAAAAACCATAACGATGCCGCTGTCAAACAAGCTCAGGAATTTATTGAAGATAATATTCAGGAGAAAATTACAATTGATGAATTGGCTGAACTAGTGTTATTAGGCAGAAGGAGTTTTGAAAGACGATTTAAAATAGCCACCAACAATTCTGTTTTGGAATACATTAATAGAGTAAAAATTGAATTCGCCAAAAAGAGTTTTGAAACCAGCCGTAAAAACATTAACGAGGTGATGTATGATGTAGGTTATACTGATACCAAAGCGTTTCGTACCATCTTCAAAAAGATTACAGGACTAAACCCAATAGAATACCGCAATAAGTATAATAAAATGGCTCTGAACTAA
- a CDS encoding SMP-30/gluconolactonase/LRE family protein encodes MKNFITFLILLILFGCNTKTHREYILDEKDLVPEGIAYSKTKDVFYLTSIAKSKIVEIDRKTGKQIDFIKEHEFGYSPGVGVYVDDERNLLHAIGGYYMLKDSLTSLFTFDLNTKKLLKRYDLAGEHFLNDMVKDKKGNIYLTDTKGSALFVLKHGNNFLELFYKSPEIESPNGIAISDDNTKLYIASGTKGVRILNISTKKILNQKDKLLEMSQGIDGLEFYKNHLYAIQNGVGANTDNFRKLILNHAQDQIIDVKVIDSHTPRLNVPLTFCLAEDKAIVIGNSNLQYLNQENLKFTDADTILKTKLLEYTIE; translated from the coding sequence ATGAAGAACTTTATAACTTTTCTAATCCTATTGATTCTATTTGGGTGTAACACAAAAACACATAGAGAATATATTCTTGATGAAAAAGATTTAGTGCCAGAAGGAATTGCCTATTCTAAAACTAAAGATGTCTTTTATCTGACTAGTATAGCTAAATCCAAAATAGTTGAAATAGATAGAAAAACTGGAAAGCAAATAGACTTTATTAAAGAACATGAATTTGGATATAGCCCAGGAGTTGGTGTTTATGTGGATGACGAACGGAATCTTCTTCACGCAATTGGAGGTTACTATATGTTAAAAGATTCTCTTACTTCTTTATTTACTTTTGATCTCAATACTAAAAAACTATTAAAAAGATACGATTTAGCAGGAGAGCATTTTCTGAATGATATGGTAAAAGATAAGAAAGGAAATATTTATCTAACAGACACAAAAGGATCAGCCCTATTTGTACTAAAACATGGTAATAATTTTTTGGAATTATTTTACAAGTCACCAGAAATTGAATCTCCAAACGGAATCGCGATATCCGATGATAATACTAAGTTATATATTGCGTCTGGTACAAAAGGTGTCAGAATATTAAATATTTCGACTAAAAAAATCTTAAATCAAAAGGATAAATTATTAGAAATGTCTCAAGGAATAGATGGATTAGAGTTTTATAAAAATCATTTATATGCAATCCAAAATGGGGTAGGGGCTAATACTGATAATTTCAGAAAGTTGATACTTAATCATGCACAAGATCAGATTATAGATGTTAAAGTTATAGATAGTCATACTCCAAGGCTGAATGTTCCATTAACGTTTTGTTTAGCAGAAGATAAAGCTATTGTTATCGGTAACTCTAACCTACAATACTTGAATCAAGAAAATCTTAAGTTTACTGATGCTGATACTATTCTAAAAACAAAGCTATTAGAATATACAATTGAGTAA
- a CDS encoding SH3 domain-containing protein, translating to MTKKISTLILFIPILVFGQTFKRGIIVPTIDSLKNSEKYCCVLSPEQGFSVFDKPNGKVIGTLKRIGNIKKDDQVPYKIYLVTGDKKIKVHNYREIGYELFAINYSDSIQGFVKILDTSKSYWLSVSEINKQGFKTVCWLDHLVMQSENVLGYYANDPGLRLRKEPNSNSEIIGSVRGDLFEIKLINKVIGQWCKAKIIKYREHPCNTELDEEENVEYKTEGWLKVIDDDGEPNLWNYKGC from the coding sequence ATGACAAAAAAAATTTCGACACTTATTCTTTTCATCCCTATATTAGTTTTTGGGCAAACATTTAAACGTGGAATTATTGTTCCAACTATTGACAGTTTAAAAAATTCTGAAAAATATTGTTGCGTGCTTTCGCCAGAACAAGGTTTTTCAGTTTTTGATAAACCAAATGGAAAAGTTATAGGAACACTTAAAAGAATTGGCAACATAAAAAAAGATGACCAAGTTCCATATAAAATATATCTTGTAACGGGAGATAAAAAAATAAAAGTTCATAACTATCGAGAAATTGGTTATGAATTATTTGCAATAAATTATAGTGACTCAATTCAAGGATTTGTAAAAATACTTGATACATCTAAAAGCTATTGGCTTAGTGTTTCAGAAATTAATAAGCAAGGTTTTAAGACAGTTTGTTGGCTTGACCACCTGGTCATGCAAAGCGAAAATGTATTAGGTTATTATGCTAATGATCCAGGATTAAGATTACGAAAAGAGCCGAACTCAAATAGTGAAATAATTGGATCAGTTCGAGGTGATTTATTCGAAATAAAACTTATAAATAAGGTTATAGGACAATGGTGTAAAGCAAAAATCATAAAATATAGAGAACATCCTTGTAACACAGAATTAGATGAGGAAGAAAATGTAGAATACAAAACAGAGGGCTGGTTAAAAGTTATTGATGATGATGGAGAACCTAATCTTTGGAATTATAAAGGTTGCTGA
- a CDS encoding DUF1398 domain-containing protein, translating into MFTIAQIKEAHSKVKSGADFPAYIQDLIALGVKGYDTFVNDGHVEYFGADDFRAAATESYKSITIAPSANKERFIEYLVMHQDGQTDYLTFCNHAAQCGIAKWSVNIIEMTCTYFDQTEAAILIEKIPS; encoded by the coding sequence ATGTTCACAATTGCTCAAATAAAAGAAGCGCATTCGAAAGTTAAATCCGGTGCCGACTTCCCTGCATACATTCAAGATTTAATTGCATTAGGCGTAAAAGGCTACGACACTTTTGTTAATGATGGTCATGTAGAATATTTTGGCGCTGATGATTTTAGAGCGGCAGCTACTGAATCTTACAAAAGCATAACAATTGCTCCATCGGCTAACAAAGAACGATTCATCGAATATTTGGTTATGCACCAAGATGGTCAAACAGATTACCTCACTTTTTGCAATCATGCTGCACAATGTGGTATTGCAAAATGGAGTGTCAATATTATAGAAATGACCTGTACATATTTTGACCAAACTGAAGCGGCTATTTTAATCGAAAAAATTCCAAGTTAG
- the katG gene encoding catalase/peroxidase HPI: MENNKNQNTSAGNGESKCPFSGGSPKQSVGSGTRNIDWWPNQLKLNVLRQHSSLSDPMGEEFNYAEAFKSLDLDALKKDIFDLMITSQDWWPADYGHYGPLFIRMAWHSAGTYRIADGRGGAGAGTQRFAPLNSWPDNVNLDKARLLLWPIKQKYGKKISWADLMILAGNCALESMGFKTFGFAGGREDVWEPNEDIYWGSEGKWLDDKRYTGDRELENPLAAVQMGLIYVNPEGPNGNPDPIAAAIDIRETFARMAMNDEETVALIAGGHTFGKTHGAADPNEYVGVEPAAAGIEEQGLGWKNTFGTGNGEHTISSGLEGAWTKTPTKWSNNFFENLFGFEWELYKGPAGAHQWRPKNGAGEGMMPDAHNPSKSHAPFMLTTDLSLRMDPIYEPISRRFYEHPEELADAFARAWFKLTHRDMGPIARYLGPEVPKEALIWQDPIPAITHKQIDANDIAALKSKILASGLSVSQLVSTAWASASTFRGSDKRGGANGARIRLAPQKDWKVNNPAQLSTVLATLEGIQKEFNSAQSNGKQVSLADLIVLAGGVGVEKAAQNAGHSVTVPFSPGRGDASDAQTDVASFAVLEPEADGFRNYMKTQYTISAEEMLVDKAQLLTLTVPEMTALVGGMRVLNANFNQSKYGVFTNKPETLTNDFFVNLLDFNTTWKTSADSQEVFEGRDRKTGLLKWTGTRVDLIFGSNSELRAIAEVYGCGDSQEKFVNDFVAAWTKVMNLDRFDLA; this comes from the coding sequence ATGGAAAATAACAAAAATCAGAACACATCGGCAGGTAACGGTGAAAGCAAATGCCCATTTTCAGGAGGTAGTCCAAAACAAAGTGTAGGATCAGGCACAAGAAATATTGATTGGTGGCCTAATCAATTAAAATTAAATGTACTCCGTCAGCACTCATCATTGTCTGATCCAATGGGAGAGGAGTTCAACTATGCAGAGGCTTTTAAGAGCCTTGATCTGGATGCCTTGAAGAAAGACATTTTTGATTTAATGATCACTTCTCAAGATTGGTGGCCAGCGGACTACGGTCATTATGGACCATTATTTATCCGAATGGCGTGGCACAGTGCAGGTACGTACCGTATTGCTGATGGTCGTGGTGGAGCAGGCGCGGGTACACAACGATTTGCACCACTAAACAGTTGGCCTGATAATGTGAATCTTGACAAGGCACGTTTGTTATTATGGCCAATCAAACAAAAATATGGAAAGAAAATTTCATGGGCAGACTTGATGATTCTTGCCGGTAACTGTGCTCTGGAATCAATGGGCTTTAAAACTTTTGGTTTTGCAGGAGGACGTGAAGATGTTTGGGAACCAAATGAAGATATCTATTGGGGATCTGAAGGTAAATGGTTGGATGATAAACGTTATACAGGTGACCGTGAATTAGAAAATCCTCTGGCAGCAGTTCAGATGGGATTGATTTATGTAAATCCTGAAGGACCAAATGGTAACCCTGATCCGATTGCTGCAGCTATTGATATTCGTGAGACTTTTGCCCGTATGGCTATGAATGATGAGGAAACTGTAGCACTTATTGCTGGTGGACACACATTCGGTAAAACCCATGGTGCTGCCGATCCCAACGAATATGTTGGTGTAGAACCAGCTGCAGCAGGAATTGAGGAACAAGGTCTTGGTTGGAAAAATACATTTGGTACAGGAAATGGAGAACACACAATCAGTAGTGGTCTCGAAGGAGCTTGGACCAAGACTCCAACTAAATGGAGTAACAATTTCTTCGAAAACCTGTTTGGGTTTGAATGGGAGTTATACAAAGGGCCAGCCGGTGCACATCAGTGGAGACCAAAAAATGGTGCTGGAGAAGGTATGATGCCAGACGCACATAATCCTTCAAAAAGTCATGCTCCATTTATGCTGACTACTGACCTTTCTTTGCGAATGGATCCTATTTATGAGCCTATTTCAAGACGTTTCTATGAGCATCCGGAAGAGTTAGCAGATGCATTTGCTCGCGCATGGTTCAAGTTAACACACCGTGATATGGGACCAATTGCACGTTATCTAGGGCCAGAGGTGCCTAAGGAAGCGCTAATCTGGCAAGATCCTATTCCAGCTATAACACATAAACAAATTGATGCGAATGATATTGCTGCATTAAAATCTAAAATATTAGCTTCAGGACTATCAGTTTCTCAATTGGTGTCTACAGCTTGGGCTTCAGCATCTACGTTCCGTGGTTCTGATAAACGCGGTGGTGCCAATGGTGCACGCATCCGCCTAGCTCCACAAAAAGATTGGAAAGTTAACAATCCAGCTCAATTGTCTACTGTTCTAGCGACTCTTGAAGGAATACAGAAAGAGTTTAATAGTGCCCAATCTAACGGAAAACAAGTATCACTAGCTGACTTAATTGTACTGGCTGGAGGTGTAGGAGTTGAAAAAGCAGCGCAGAATGCAGGTCATTCTGTAACAGTTCCTTTTAGTCCGGGAAGAGGCGATGCATCAGACGCACAAACAGATGTTGCATCTTTTGCGGTACTAGAACCAGAAGCTGATGGATTCCGTAATTATATGAAAACCCAATATACTATTTCAGCAGAGGAAATGTTGGTTGACAAGGCTCAACTGTTAACACTAACTGTACCAGAAATGACTGCACTTGTTGGAGGTATGCGTGTTCTTAATGCTAACTTCAATCAGTCTAAGTATGGAGTATTTACCAACAAACCAGAGACATTGACTAATGATTTCTTCGTGAATTTACTGGATTTTAATACTACTTGGAAAACATCTGCAGATTCTCAAGAGGTGTTTGAGGGACGTGATCGTAAGACTGGATTGCTTAAATGGACAGGAACCCGTGTTGATCTTATCTTTGGTTCAAACTCAGAGCTTAGAGCAATTGCTGAGGTTTACGGATGTGGGGATTCACAAGAAAAGTTCGTAAATGATTTTGTCGCAGCTTGGACTAAGGTAATGAACCTGGATCGTTTTGATCTAGCCTAA
- a CDS encoding acyl-CoA thioesterase, with protein sequence MATFSKQLSFRWSDLDPNFHLRHSAYYDFGAQHRVEILNQLGLTLRVMQTEHFGPVLFREECVFRKEINLSDVIIMQTKMAKMKDDASRWSIVHEFYREDVLCAVITVEGAWMDTKLRKLASPTPQIIIDALSAFPKTEDFITL encoded by the coding sequence ATGGCTACATTTAGCAAACAACTGTCCTTTCGTTGGTCTGATTTAGACCCCAATTTTCACTTGCGTCACAGTGCCTATTATGATTTTGGTGCACAACATCGTGTTGAAATTCTAAATCAACTGGGACTAACATTAAGAGTCATGCAAACAGAACACTTTGGTCCTGTATTATTTAGGGAAGAATGTGTTTTTAGAAAAGAAATCAATCTCTCTGACGTTATTATCATGCAAACCAAAATGGCAAAAATGAAAGACGATGCTTCACGCTGGTCTATTGTTCATGAGTTTTACAGAGAAGATGTATTATGTGCCGTTATTACTGTAGAGGGTGCCTGGATGGATACCAAACTCCGCAAACTAGCCTCTCCTACCCCTCAAATTATTATTGATGCGCTAAGTGCTTTTCCTAAAACTGAAGATTTTATCACACTATAA